In a genomic window of Agarivorans albus:
- a CDS encoding phospholipase D-like domain-containing protein, translating to MTKKGCLVLVALMLQACSAQITAPDYAIEDSWTSQQLEDRRWRAADELEKDYLKLASESELPSQPATVKVVGSTTEEAIQSLAIKIHLIEQAQHSVDLAYYIFTPDLSGDAILGALCEAVKRGVDVRIMVDSLGSLSMEHGDLKGLIECAKSAGFVKARNGEVTTNRARVQAVVFNALTQFGSDANRRSHDKLLIADGAYPDKAWVMTGGRNVSLHYYGLDHHGELDPNAFKDLEVLIRPLADAHIKNSPAQLSEYYYSVLFSKPGNKRLSITFPYSARMQQSLDSLAELKGNVEFAAAYQTIDQYLQEGFSPVDTRFAHELDNLSSTDLVSNYSSNKKANANSISGILARAAYGDNDLTTIRVVSPYLFLQSDLLKDEGVLEKDVNTALEWLNKDPERKIEIITNSVLSSDNFFTQAVIDMHTVPSILMSEEMRQTWLESDLDLHENNPDFIASAEWQALVNHPRIFFYQLGKPDAVSLGGDTYYGKLHAKFIVVDESAFVGTTNLDFRSLLYNNEVGFFFQGEELVERLNQEFELLKSQSSRWGSSEWLEIRQKLRDQGGMKGTTTKGQRGIYKTLDKTGLKYQF from the coding sequence ATGACTAAAAAGGGATGTTTGGTACTTGTAGCACTTATGCTGCAGGCCTGCTCGGCTCAAATTACCGCGCCAGATTATGCGATTGAAGACTCGTGGACAAGCCAACAACTAGAAGATAGGCGCTGGCGTGCAGCAGATGAGCTAGAAAAAGACTATTTAAAACTCGCCTCAGAATCTGAGTTACCTAGCCAACCGGCAACAGTGAAAGTTGTTGGCTCCACGACCGAAGAGGCCATTCAAAGTTTAGCTATTAAAATCCACCTGATTGAACAAGCACAACATAGTGTAGATCTTGCTTACTATATATTTACTCCCGACCTTTCTGGTGATGCCATTTTGGGAGCGTTATGTGAGGCAGTAAAGCGCGGCGTTGATGTGCGCATTATGGTCGACAGTTTGGGCTCGCTAAGTATGGAACATGGCGATCTAAAAGGCCTTATTGAGTGTGCTAAAAGTGCTGGTTTTGTAAAGGCCCGCAATGGTGAAGTTACCACCAATCGAGCACGTGTTCAGGCGGTAGTGTTTAATGCTCTCACCCAGTTTGGTTCAGACGCAAATCGTCGTTCTCACGACAAATTGCTCATTGCTGATGGTGCTTATCCAGATAAAGCGTGGGTAATGACCGGTGGACGTAATGTTTCGCTGCATTACTACGGTTTAGACCATCATGGTGAGCTTGACCCTAATGCTTTTAAAGATTTAGAAGTGCTTATTCGTCCGTTAGCTGACGCTCATATAAAGAATTCTCCCGCACAATTAAGCGAATATTATTACTCGGTGCTGTTCTCAAAGCCTGGCAATAAACGCCTATCAATTACATTTCCTTATAGCGCGAGGATGCAGCAGTCTTTGGATTCGCTAGCAGAGCTTAAAGGGAACGTCGAGTTTGCGGCGGCTTACCAAACCATCGACCAATATTTACAGGAAGGGTTCTCTCCGGTTGATACTCGTTTTGCTCATGAACTTGATAACTTAAGCTCAACGGATTTAGTGAGCAACTACAGTAGCAACAAAAAGGCTAATGCTAATTCAATTAGTGGTATCTTGGCGCGCGCAGCATACGGTGACAATGACTTAACGACTATTCGTGTAGTGTCACCCTACCTGTTTTTACAGTCTGACCTGTTGAAAGATGAAGGGGTGTTAGAAAAAGATGTAAATACGGCCTTAGAGTGGCTGAATAAAGATCCTGAGCGCAAAATTGAAATCATTACTAACTCGGTTCTAAGTAGTGATAATTTTTTCACTCAAGCAGTGATTGATATGCACACTGTGCCGTCTATTTTAATGAGTGAAGAGATGCGCCAAACCTGGTTAGAGTCTGATTTAGATTTACACGAAAATAACCCAGATTTTATCGCCTCGGCAGAATGGCAAGCCTTAGTTAATCACCCTCGAATTTTCTTTTATCAATTAGGTAAACCTGATGCGGTGTCTTTGGGAGGCGATACTTATTACGGCAAATTGCATGCGAAGTTTATAGTAGTAGATGAGTCTGCTTTTGTAGGAACTACCAATCTTGATTTCCGTTCGTTACTTTACAATAACGAAGTGGGCTTTTTCTTCCAGGGCGAAGAATTAGTAGAGCGTTTAAATCAAGAGTTTGAGCTACTTAAGTCACAGTCTTCTCGTTGGGGAAGTAGTGAATGGCTTGAAATTCGCCAGAAGCTACGAGACCAGGGTGGCATGAAAGGAACCACCACCAAAGGCCAGCGAGGTATTTATAAAACCTTGGATAAAACTGGCCTTAAGTATCAGTTTTAG
- a CDS encoding substrate-binding periplasmic protein encodes MRFMLALLLLFKILQSHSLQAATYTVYSIDAPPLTMLDTKQAGIVGDVVIEAFTRLGHQVLLQEVPWKRAQRITREGKNIFIMPLALLPSREEHFTWVAYIMDLERSFATTKLRINDYQQAKKTLNKVGVGLGSAQAQILKNKNFLDSQIVELKIGPSTAKMLQLGRIDAWFNGTPESIWYWNQQFPEQPLIIGDPVVTNLLFLAASKNTDVKLVQQIAIQIQLLHDEGFVEKTKQRYLAPQ; translated from the coding sequence ATGCGCTTTATGTTGGCATTGTTGCTATTGTTTAAAATCTTGCAAAGCCACAGCCTGCAGGCCGCTACCTATACTGTTTACAGCATCGATGCCCCACCCCTTACCATGCTTGATACGAAACAAGCTGGCATTGTAGGAGATGTGGTCATCGAAGCATTCACCCGCTTAGGACACCAAGTTTTACTTCAAGAAGTACCCTGGAAACGCGCCCAACGGATTACCCGCGAAGGCAAAAACATATTTATCATGCCTCTGGCTTTGCTACCTAGCCGCGAAGAGCACTTTACTTGGGTAGCTTATATAATGGATCTAGAGCGTAGCTTTGCCACCACTAAGCTGCGTATTAATGACTATCAACAAGCCAAAAAAACACTTAACAAGGTAGGGGTAGGTCTAGGTTCGGCGCAGGCTCAAATACTTAAAAACAAAAATTTTTTAGATAGCCAAATAGTGGAACTCAAAATAGGGCCAAGCACCGCCAAGATGCTGCAATTAGGCCGCATTGATGCTTGGTTTAATGGCACACCTGAGTCTATTTGGTATTGGAACCAGCAATTTCCCGAGCAGCCACTCATTATTGGCGATCCCGTTGTCACGAACTTATTATTTTTAGCTGCTTCTAAAAATACCGATGTTAAGCTGGTTCAGCAAATCGCCATCCAGATCCAACTTTTACACGACGAAGGTTTTGTTGAAAAAACCAAACAGCGTTACTTAGCCCCGCAGTAA
- a CDS encoding cation:proton antiporter, which produces METYYSLCYLAALAMLIAYINSRVGSVQSTITITAASIVLSLIMMLLGETGVLKSFPQLIASINAINFQNLLLHGMLGFLLFAGGLGINLKHLASQGVEIAVLALFSTLLSSFLVAGLLWCLLPYIGLPLDFIYCLLFGALISPTDPIAVLAIVKKMNAPQQIAIQVEGESLFNDGFGLVMFVSVFGIAFSHETLSVPAISWLFLQEAGGGIIYGFVLGLVANYLIKHTDDDSLELLVSLAIPTAGFVFAEQLGVSGALAMVVAGIYIGNITREQHFTQASKQSFDHLWHVLEEFLNNLLFLMIGLVLISFVFHLEDLWLMLLAIPLVLLSRLVSVALPYLGFSLFKQYNPMSLPILTWGGLRGGLALAMAMSVPAGVMVLPEKNIDVREMILVMTYAVVVFSILVQGASIVPLINKSKSYES; this is translated from the coding sequence TTGGAAACCTATTACAGTCTTTGTTACTTGGCTGCCTTGGCTATGCTGATTGCTTATATCAATAGCCGAGTGGGGTCGGTGCAATCAACCATTACTATAACCGCTGCCTCTATTGTCCTTTCTTTGATAATGATGTTGTTGGGAGAAACTGGTGTACTAAAAAGCTTTCCGCAGCTTATAGCGTCTATTAATGCGATCAACTTTCAGAATCTGTTGTTGCATGGCATGTTGGGATTTCTGCTATTTGCTGGTGGCTTGGGCATAAACTTAAAACACTTAGCGAGCCAAGGCGTGGAGATTGCTGTTTTGGCGCTATTTTCAACCTTGTTATCGAGTTTCTTAGTGGCTGGTTTGCTCTGGTGCTTATTGCCTTACATCGGTTTACCCTTGGATTTTATTTATTGTCTGTTGTTTGGCGCGCTTATTTCGCCAACCGATCCCATCGCCGTGCTGGCTATTGTGAAGAAAATGAATGCGCCTCAGCAAATCGCGATTCAGGTGGAGGGTGAGTCTCTATTTAACGATGGCTTCGGTTTAGTGATGTTTGTGTCGGTATTTGGCATTGCTTTCTCCCATGAAACCTTGAGTGTTCCCGCTATTTCTTGGTTGTTTTTGCAAGAAGCCGGTGGTGGCATAATTTATGGTTTTGTTTTGGGTTTAGTTGCCAACTATTTAATTAAACATACCGACGATGATTCATTGGAGCTCTTGGTGAGTTTGGCTATTCCCACTGCTGGCTTTGTATTTGCTGAGCAATTGGGCGTGTCTGGCGCCTTAGCAATGGTTGTGGCGGGCATCTATATTGGCAATATCACCCGCGAGCAGCATTTTACCCAAGCTAGTAAACAAAGCTTTGACCACCTATGGCATGTACTCGAAGAGTTCTTGAATAACCTATTGTTTTTGATGATTGGCTTGGTGTTGATCAGCTTTGTTTTTCATTTAGAAGATTTGTGGTTAATGCTATTGGCCATCCCTTTGGTATTGCTAAGCCGTTTAGTGAGTGTTGCTCTTCCTTACTTAGGCTTTTCACTGTTTAAACAGTACAACCCAATGTCACTACCAATTTTAACTTGGGGCGGATTACGTGGTGGTTTGGCTTTGGCTATGGCCATGTCTGTGCCTGCAGGTGTGATGGTATTACCGGAGAAGAACATCGATGTTCGTGAGATGATTTTAGTGATGACCTATGCAGTAGTGGTTTTTTCTATATTGGTGCAAGGAGCTAGCATTGTTCCTTTGATCAATAAGTCTAAATCTTATGAGTCTTAA
- a CDS encoding AGE family epimerase/isomerase, producing MLPVFRSSQFLEQHVSALSQFYQQHAIDPQGGYFQAIAANGEAEEKGLKQLVSSTRLAYIFAHVGLLDNNTEYLQLAEHGFKFVEQQHFDSQRQAYNWVLDGDSPIDKSNLCYGLAFVVLMYSAAVKLGRAGAKQQLAATFDLMEQRFWQAEWGLYADEASADWSELSDYRGQNANMHACEAMIAAYEATQEQRYLHRAITIAQNICLRQGYTTDGLIWEHYQADWQVDWDFNRDDPKNLYRPWGFQPGHQTEWAKLLVMLSRHHKAGWLLPCAEKLFGFAMEKAWDHQYGGLYYGIAPDGSVCDDEKYFWVQAESFAAAALLATATGKQEYWSAYDSLWKYSWQFFCETQHKPWWRVLSREGQVQDTLVARPGAKIDYHTIGACLEVLRAMQA from the coding sequence ATGCTTCCGGTTTTTCGTAGTTCTCAGTTTTTAGAGCAGCATGTAAGTGCGCTTAGTCAGTTTTATCAGCAGCATGCCATTGACCCGCAAGGCGGATATTTTCAAGCCATTGCCGCTAATGGGGAAGCCGAAGAAAAAGGCCTTAAGCAGTTGGTGAGCTCAACACGACTCGCTTACATATTCGCCCATGTTGGTTTATTGGATAATAATACCGAGTATTTGCAGCTGGCAGAACATGGCTTTAAGTTTGTTGAGCAACAGCATTTTGACTCACAACGACAAGCTTACAATTGGGTACTTGATGGTGATAGCCCAATAGACAAAAGTAACCTTTGTTATGGTTTAGCATTTGTAGTGCTGATGTATTCAGCCGCCGTGAAGCTGGGGCGAGCAGGTGCCAAACAACAGTTAGCCGCTACCTTTGATTTGATGGAACAGCGCTTTTGGCAAGCAGAATGGGGCTTGTACGCCGATGAAGCCAGTGCCGATTGGAGCGAATTAAGCGATTATCGTGGCCAAAATGCCAATATGCATGCTTGTGAAGCGATGATTGCTGCGTATGAGGCTACTCAAGAGCAACGTTATTTGCATCGCGCTATCACGATTGCACAAAACATTTGTTTACGCCAAGGCTACACCACAGACGGTTTGATTTGGGAGCATTATCAAGCAGATTGGCAGGTGGATTGGGACTTTAATCGCGACGATCCTAAAAACCTTTATCGCCCTTGGGGCTTCCAGCCTGGCCACCAAACCGAATGGGCAAAATTGTTGGTGATGTTATCTCGTCATCATAAGGCTGGGTGGTTACTCCCTTGTGCAGAGAAACTGTTTGGCTTTGCCATGGAGAAAGCCTGGGATCACCAATATGGTGGCTTATATTACGGAATAGCCCCAGACGGCAGTGTTTGTGATGATGAAAAATACTTTTGGGTTCAAGCTGAATCTTTTGCCGCCGCCGCGCTGTTAGCAACAGCAACCGGCAAGCAGGAGTATTGGAGCGCTTATGACAGCCTGTGGAAGTATAGCTGGCAGTTTTTCTGCGAGACTCAACATAAGCCTTGGTGGCGAGTATTAAGTAGAGAAGGGCAGGTACAAGATACACTTGTTGCAAGGCCCGGAGCAAAGATTGACTACCACACCATAGGCGCCTGCTTAGAAGTGCTACGTGCCATGCAAGCTTAA
- a CDS encoding carbohydrate kinase family protein, whose product MPRLLAFGEVLVDWIPLEFQRQGKIDIPIYGQYPGGAPANVAVAVAGLGHQALMLGQVGDDAAGHYLRDCLVRQAVNCDYLLSCKHYATPMAFVSLDAEGERSFSFQRSETADLKVRLNDFPQQVLEEEGILHVCSNTLTENDIAETTSNILSAAKQAGLLISFDVNIRLPLWASTEQLFQRVIDTAAASDMLKLSQEEWDYLSKLGQVNDLATFLFERGVSLILLTDGAKDVQLLTANWQTSLATPKVTVVDTTGAGDAFTGAWLASLMQQNICKRESLTQAIDSQTPLLDALQAAVVAGALAVTKRGAWSALPSAADIHAFIQSKE is encoded by the coding sequence ATGCCGCGCTTACTCGCTTTTGGTGAAGTATTGGTGGATTGGATCCCTTTGGAGTTTCAACGCCAAGGTAAAATAGATATTCCTATTTATGGGCAATATCCTGGTGGCGCGCCAGCCAATGTAGCAGTGGCCGTTGCAGGCTTAGGCCATCAAGCCTTAATGCTAGGGCAAGTGGGAGACGATGCCGCAGGGCACTACCTGCGAGACTGCCTAGTACGTCAAGCGGTAAATTGTGACTACCTGTTAAGCTGCAAGCATTACGCCACTCCTATGGCCTTTGTGAGTTTGGACGCAGAAGGAGAGCGCAGCTTTAGCTTTCAACGCAGTGAGACTGCAGATCTAAAAGTGCGCCTAAATGATTTCCCACAACAGGTGCTAGAAGAGGAGGGTATTTTACATGTTTGCTCTAATACCCTTACCGAAAATGATATTGCAGAAACCACCTCTAATATTTTGTCTGCAGCTAAACAAGCTGGTTTGCTTATAAGCTTTGATGTGAATATACGCTTGCCGCTTTGGGCAAGCACCGAGCAGCTTTTTCAGCGGGTGATAGATACGGCCGCGGCTAGCGATATGCTTAAGCTCAGTCAAGAAGAGTGGGATTACCTTAGTAAACTTGGCCAGGTAAATGATTTAGCGACATTTCTTTTTGAGCGAGGGGTAAGCCTTATCCTATTAACCGATGGTGCCAAAGATGTGCAGCTCCTAACGGCTAATTGGCAGACAAGCCTTGCTACACCCAAGGTTACTGTGGTTGATACCACTGGGGCTGGGGATGCCTTTACCGGGGCTTGGCTGGCTTCACTTATGCAGCAAAACATTTGTAAGCGGGAGTCGTTAACTCAGGCTATTGATTCACAAACTCCACTGCTAGATGCCTTACAAGCGGCAGTGGTCGCAGGGGCGCTAGCCGTTACCAAACGCGGTGCATGGAGCGCCTTACCCAGCGCTGCAGACATTCACGCATTCATTCAAAGCAAGGAGTAG
- the arfB gene encoding alternative ribosome rescue aminoacyl-tRNA hydrolase ArfB: MLEISNTVSLGEWEIELSAIRAQGAGGQNVNKVSSAVHLRFDIPHSSLPAFYKERLLKLNDQRISKDGVLIIKAQSHRTQERNKEDALQRLKELILSAVVVQKKRRPTKATYGSQRRRMDKKTQRGQTKQLRGKISY; encoded by the coding sequence ATGCTGGAAATATCTAATACCGTTAGTTTAGGTGAATGGGAAATTGAGCTCAGCGCTATTCGTGCTCAAGGTGCTGGCGGGCAAAACGTAAATAAAGTCTCTAGCGCGGTACATTTGCGCTTTGATATTCCCCATTCAAGCTTGCCTGCATTTTATAAAGAGCGCTTGCTTAAACTCAACGATCAACGAATAAGCAAAGACGGTGTATTAATCATTAAGGCGCAAAGTCATCGTACTCAAGAACGAAATAAAGAAGATGCCTTACAACGCTTAAAAGAGTTGATCCTAAGCGCGGTGGTTGTACAAAAAAAACGTCGTCCCACCAAGGCTACTTATGGCTCTCAGCGTCGCCGCATGGATAAAAAAACGCAGCGTGGCCAAACCAAGCAGCTACGTGGGAAAATTTCTTACTAA
- a CDS encoding EAL domain-containing protein: MNRRISLRYILFVICMFAALLPTLMVSSWVQHQVQQNETATVHEKHLLIARNLSTALARYANDTAAIFSSANQQISLEHFHNDLSPLLKEINLYALFEWQQGRGQRFFYGESSLSIFNSVPAQVQVAMEQARANKNQVYFSGVVVEGVPQPTIFLAVYQGQDRFLMGALGTQYLLESQSEVRFGELGHVAIFDQYGRVLAHPNEQWSIRAKDLSGLAPVVLMRDNNFGVSEFYSPALQADMIAGYAKVENTGWGIIVPQPLTELQAYSLKLQRYAFFVSLLCVFVVGVISWYLACMIVRPISQVVDTAQGISHGEMGKFVNPKRWFIPVEIAALIAKFNAMAGEVYTSRTLLEQRVKQRTAALSKEVAVRKKAEEQVWQQANFDPLTGLPNRRMLNRLLSDALATRLETERVSLMLLDLDQFKGINDTLGHDMGDMLLQIAAQRIQHCILQGEHVARLGGDEFIILLNESGDGSRVAELGEAVLKTLSTPFQLGIERVYISTSIGVAFSPNDGEKIDDLLKHADQAMYVAKQEGRNRLSYFTASLQEQAQVRRLLANDLRQAVAKKQLHLHYQPIVDLNTGELLKAEVLVRWLHPSQGWISPSDFIHVAEETGVVVEIGNWVFSTAVAQLKAWKERGLSPIQLSINTSPKQYYEAECDVNQWLNELSEAGLSSADVVMEITEGLLMENSPVVNEKLLAFSKAGVEVALDDFGTGYSSLAYLQKFDIEYLKIDRMFIHNLEQDGDDLIVCKAIVVMAHKLGIHVIAEGIETEHQANLLREAGCDFAQGYWFAKPLPHEEFELMLSESSACLLPQKR; the protein is encoded by the coding sequence ATGAATCGGCGGATCTCTCTACGTTATATTTTGTTTGTTATTTGCATGTTTGCGGCTTTGCTGCCGACCTTAATGGTTAGCTCTTGGGTTCAGCATCAAGTTCAACAAAATGAAACCGCCACAGTGCATGAAAAGCACTTACTAATCGCGCGCAATCTAAGTACTGCACTGGCTCGTTATGCCAACGATACAGCAGCTATTTTTAGCAGTGCTAACCAGCAAATCAGTCTTGAACATTTTCATAATGACTTATCACCACTACTTAAAGAAATAAACTTATACGCCTTGTTTGAGTGGCAGCAAGGGCGAGGCCAACGCTTCTTTTATGGCGAATCATCCTTAAGCATTTTCAACAGTGTGCCTGCGCAGGTTCAAGTAGCTATGGAGCAAGCTCGAGCAAACAAAAACCAAGTGTATTTTAGTGGGGTAGTGGTAGAAGGGGTGCCTCAGCCGACCATCTTTTTAGCGGTTTACCAAGGCCAAGATCGTTTCCTAATGGGCGCTTTGGGCACTCAATACCTGCTAGAAAGTCAGTCTGAAGTGCGATTTGGTGAGCTAGGACATGTGGCTATTTTTGACCAATACGGGCGAGTTTTAGCGCACCCTAACGAGCAGTGGAGTATTCGAGCGAAAGATCTTTCTGGCTTAGCGCCAGTTGTGCTGATGCGAGATAACAACTTTGGTGTGAGTGAGTTTTATTCACCCGCATTGCAAGCCGACATGATCGCTGGTTACGCCAAGGTCGAAAATACTGGCTGGGGGATTATTGTTCCTCAACCCCTCACTGAGCTGCAGGCCTACTCTTTAAAACTGCAGCGCTATGCATTTTTTGTCAGCCTGCTTTGTGTATTTGTGGTGGGTGTAATTAGCTGGTATTTGGCCTGTATGATCGTGCGGCCAATTAGCCAAGTAGTAGATACTGCTCAAGGTATTTCTCATGGTGAGATGGGCAAGTTTGTAAACCCTAAACGCTGGTTTATACCGGTTGAGATTGCCGCGTTAATTGCCAAATTTAATGCTATGGCTGGTGAGGTTTATACCAGTAGAACCTTGTTGGAGCAGCGAGTTAAACAGCGTACTGCGGCACTGAGTAAAGAAGTAGCGGTGCGTAAAAAGGCCGAAGAACAAGTATGGCAGCAAGCAAACTTTGACCCACTTACCGGCTTACCTAATCGGCGTATGCTCAATCGGCTTCTTAGTGATGCCTTAGCCACGCGTTTAGAAACCGAGCGCGTGAGTTTAATGCTGTTGGATTTAGACCAATTTAAAGGCATTAACGATACTCTGGGTCACGACATGGGTGATATGTTGCTGCAAATTGCTGCTCAGCGTATTCAACATTGTATATTGCAAGGTGAACATGTCGCCCGCTTAGGTGGCGACGAGTTTATTATTTTGCTCAATGAATCCGGTGACGGTAGTAGGGTAGCGGAACTGGGGGAGGCGGTACTTAAGACTTTGAGCACCCCGTTCCAGCTTGGCATTGAGCGGGTGTATATTTCAACCAGTATCGGTGTGGCGTTTTCGCCAAATGACGGTGAGAAAATTGACGACCTTCTAAAACATGCCGACCAAGCAATGTATGTGGCCAAACAAGAGGGGCGTAACCGTTTAAGTTACTTCACTGCATCCTTGCAGGAGCAGGCTCAAGTACGCCGTTTGTTAGCAAACGATTTACGCCAAGCGGTCGCTAAAAAGCAGCTGCATTTACACTACCAACCCATTGTGGACTTGAATACCGGTGAGCTGCTTAAGGCAGAAGTCCTAGTACGCTGGTTACACCCTAGCCAAGGCTGGATAAGCCCTAGCGATTTTATTCATGTTGCTGAAGAAACTGGTGTGGTAGTAGAAATCGGTAATTGGGTATTTAGCACCGCGGTTGCTCAACTAAAAGCCTGGAAAGAGCGCGGCTTAAGTCCAATTCAACTAAGTATTAATACTTCTCCCAAACAATATTATGAAGCAGAATGCGATGTTAATCAGTGGCTAAACGAATTGTCGGAAGCGGGTTTATCTAGCGCCGATGTTGTAATGGAAATTACCGAAGGTTTGCTGATGGAAAACAGCCCTGTAGTGAATGAAAAGCTATTAGCCTTTAGCAAGGCTGGCGTTGAGGTAGCCTTAGACGACTTTGGTACCGGTTATTCTTCACTGGCTTACCTGCAAAAATTTGATATTGAATATCTCAAGATTGATCGCATGTTCATTCATAACCTTGAGCAAGACGGTGATGACTTAATTGTGTGTAAAGCGATTGTGGTGATGGCGCATAAACTGGGCATTCATGTTATTGCAGAAGGTATTGAAACAGAGCACCAAGCTAACTTACTGCGTGAAGCCGGATGTGATTTTGCCCAAGGTTACTGGTTTGCTAAGCCCTTGCCTCATGAAGAGTTTGAACTCATGCTTAGTGAAAGCTCGGCTTGTTTGCTGCCACAAAAGCGTTAA
- the focA gene encoding formate transporter FocA, producing the protein MNHIQVERLPAPTVVSSEKPKESISSAALSPDQMTQFAEQYAYKKATNTTAKTLSLALSAGVFIGLAFVFYITVTTGSSGVGWGVSRLLGGLAFSLGLVMLVVCGGELFTSSVLSIIPRANGQLNTRAMLANWSKVYLGNFVGALLLVLVVSGAKLYQLDHGQWGLNALSIAQHKLEHGFMQAVMLGMLCNLLVCLAVWMTFSAKTSAAKAALVILPVAMFVSTGFEHVVANMFMVPLGIAIKAWAEPSFWAQVGVQASAFEHLTWANFASHNLIPVTIGNIIGGAVIVGLGYWSVYSRGSQLEPVRPKFSVLSNQYSGPVGEPTMQNLKTITVADIMSPADNALSPDMTIASACDALVAQELSGAVVVNENNELQGFVSELEILRKLWLEDYSKPSTTTVASIMQKDIMTVAPNHNLLKLAEYMSVDVAQVYPVSESGVLLSSTHQPLEERLRNSSVYRPKIFPVVDSGKLVGVVTRHQVLKALRPALGAPVKLEEPQAEVAESVA; encoded by the coding sequence ATGAATCATATTCAAGTGGAGCGATTGCCAGCTCCTACAGTAGTAAGCAGTGAAAAGCCTAAAGAGAGCATTTCATCCGCCGCGCTAAGCCCCGATCAAATGACCCAGTTTGCCGAGCAGTATGCTTATAAAAAGGCAACTAATACTACTGCTAAAACCTTGAGTTTAGCGCTTAGTGCTGGCGTGTTTATTGGTTTAGCTTTCGTTTTTTACATCACGGTAACTACTGGATCTTCAGGAGTGGGCTGGGGAGTTAGTCGCCTACTTGGTGGCTTGGCTTTTAGCTTAGGTTTAGTGATGTTGGTGGTATGTGGCGGTGAGCTATTCACTAGTAGCGTGTTGTCAATTATTCCGCGGGCCAATGGGCAGCTTAATACACGCGCCATGCTAGCTAACTGGAGCAAAGTATACCTAGGAAACTTTGTTGGCGCCTTACTGCTAGTACTGGTGGTGAGTGGAGCAAAGCTTTACCAGCTAGATCACGGTCAGTGGGGGCTTAATGCCTTATCTATAGCGCAACACAAATTAGAACATGGCTTTATGCAAGCGGTGATGCTGGGCATGTTATGTAACTTATTGGTGTGCTTAGCCGTATGGATGACCTTTAGTGCTAAAACCAGTGCCGCTAAAGCTGCCTTGGTGATATTGCCTGTCGCCATGTTTGTTAGCACCGGCTTCGAACACGTAGTGGCAAACATGTTTATGGTACCACTCGGCATTGCAATTAAAGCCTGGGCTGAACCTAGCTTTTGGGCACAAGTTGGCGTTCAAGCAAGTGCATTCGAGCACCTAACTTGGGCAAATTTTGCCTCACACAATTTAATACCAGTCACTATCGGCAACATTATTGGCGGCGCTGTGATTGTAGGCTTGGGTTACTGGTCGGTATATAGCCGCGGTAGTCAGCTTGAGCCTGTACGTCCTAAATTTTCTGTTTTATCAAATCAATATTCTGGTCCTGTTGGAGAACCTACTATGCAAAACTTAAAAACAATTACAGTCGCTGACATCATGTCTCCTGCCGACAATGCACTTAGCCCTGACATGACCATTGCAAGTGCTTGTGACGCGCTGGTAGCTCAAGAGTTATCTGGAGCGGTTGTGGTAAACGAAAACAACGAGCTACAAGGCTTTGTTTCAGAGTTAGAAATCTTAAGAAAACTGTGGCTAGAAGATTACAGCAAACCAAGTACAACAACCGTAGCAAGCATTATGCAAAAGGATATTATGACCGTGGCACCTAATCACAACTTATTAAAATTAGCTGAGTACATGAGTGTTGATGTTGCCCAAGTTTACCCAGTATCTGAGTCAGGTGTTTTGCTAAGCTCTACTCACCAACCTTTAGAAGAGCGTTTACGTAACAGTAGTGTTTACCGTCCGAAGATTTTCCCAGTAGTAGATAGTGGTAAACTAGTTGGTGTGGTTACACGTCACCAAGTACTTAAAGCCCTACGCCCAGCTTTAGGAGCTCCGGTAAAGTTAGAAGAGCCACAAGCTGAGGTGGCTGAATCAGTCGCGTAA